Proteins from one Paenibacillus amylolyticus genomic window:
- a CDS encoding GNAT family N-acetyltransferase yields the protein MKMNVHITRILPEQKELFLNLFNLYLYDLSEFSGEDLLEEGTYDPTNTYLYLERDELHPFLIQYEGKVIGFVLMCSPPYVPENVDYTVQELFLIKKYRGQGLAAQAVDLVFAQFQGRFQVGQLANNAAAVSFWKKYYEQHQIEYTESEHNIEIDNIPGSHRILSQTFVRRGRISE from the coding sequence ATGAAGATGAATGTACATATTACGCGTATTTTGCCAGAACAAAAGGAATTGTTTCTCAATCTGTTCAACTTGTATTTATATGATCTGTCTGAATTCTCGGGCGAAGATCTGCTGGAAGAGGGTACATACGATCCAACCAACACGTATCTATATTTGGAACGCGATGAGCTGCATCCGTTTTTGATTCAGTACGAAGGGAAAGTGATTGGATTCGTCTTGATGTGCTCACCTCCATATGTGCCGGAAAATGTGGATTATACCGTGCAGGAGCTGTTCCTGATCAAAAAGTATCGCGGACAGGGACTGGCAGCACAAGCGGTTGACTTGGTTTTTGCTCAGTTTCAGGGTAGATTCCAAGTAGGACAACTCGCTAACAATGCAGCAGCAGTTTCGTTCTGGAAAAAGTATTATGAGCAACATCAGATTGAATATACCGAGTCTGAACATAACATTGAGATTGACAACATACCGGGTAGCCACCGGATTTTGTCTCAGACTTTTGTGCGAAGAGGCAGAATTTCTGAGTAA
- a CDS encoding isochorismatase family protein, whose protein sequence is MKVGLLIVDMQESIVRKKMDQISIDHACEYINHVANVLRSNDHKVVHVQDVEGMEEAEPEEYRIIPEVDVNEKDITVTKEASNAFWQTDLEQVLKSHGIELLIIAGFAAEECVLFTYNGAMERGFRPVMLQNGILSTHHEAVTSTYRDRNVISYPVVDYLYKFN, encoded by the coding sequence ATGAAGGTAGGTTTGCTGATTGTTGATATGCAAGAGAGTATTGTGCGGAAAAAGATGGACCAGATTTCAATAGACCATGCTTGCGAGTACATTAACCATGTGGCCAACGTACTGCGCTCGAATGATCATAAGGTTGTTCACGTTCAGGATGTGGAAGGTATGGAAGAGGCAGAGCCAGAAGAGTATCGCATTATTCCCGAGGTGGATGTGAATGAGAAGGATATCACGGTTACGAAGGAAGCGTCTAATGCCTTCTGGCAGACCGATCTGGAGCAGGTGTTGAAGAGTCATGGCATAGAACTATTGATCATCGCCGGTTTTGCCGCAGAGGAATGTGTTCTATTCACCTACAACGGAGCGATGGAGCGAGGTTTCCGACCGGTAATGTTGCAAAACGGAATTCTTAGCACACATCACGAAGCGGTGACTTCAACGTACAGAGATCGCAATGTGATCTCATATCCTGTAGTTGATTATCTATATAAGTTCAACTAA
- a CDS encoding Type 1 glutamine amidotransferase-like domain-containing protein, with translation MTTFVLLSDMVFESNDKLDQRIRSLFNSEQPSIGYIPSCSDPERKYFEHTRRYYNQIGIDNIHYYDLDLEYEENTFGSIYECDVIHLSGGNTFYFLSLLQKRNMLGQLRSYVKSVSILIGVSAGSILSTPTIEIAGYGEDADENNVDLNDMKALGLVDFEFAPHWDGSEDTLDSLRKYTRINRTTVYACQDGGGLVMNGESVELYGNVCLVDYRECGSVDE, from the coding sequence ATGACTACGTTTGTTCTGCTAAGTGATATGGTATTCGAATCTAACGATAAATTGGATCAGAGAATACGAAGTTTATTCAACAGTGAACAGCCTTCTATCGGATATATCCCTTCATGTTCTGACCCGGAGCGGAAATATTTTGAACATACTAGACGTTACTATAATCAGATAGGAATAGATAATATTCACTATTACGATCTTGATCTGGAGTATGAGGAGAACACATTTGGCTCTATTTACGAGTGTGATGTAATTCATCTATCCGGCGGAAACACGTTTTATTTTCTAAGTCTATTACAGAAGAGAAATATGCTTGGTCAGCTACGTTCCTATGTGAAGAGTGTCAGCATTCTGATCGGGGTCAGCGCAGGCAGTATTCTATCTACACCTACGATAGAGATCGCTGGGTATGGGGAAGATGCAGATGAGAACAATGTAGATCTGAATGATATGAAAGCACTGGGGCTTGTTGATTTTGAGTTCGCACCGCACTGGGATGGTTCGGAAGATACCCTGGATTCGTTAAGAAAGTATACCCGTATTAACCGTACGACAGTCTATGCATGCCAAGATGGTGGCGGGCTTGTAATGAATGGTGAAAGCGTAGAGTTATATGGAAATGTGTGTCTTGTAGATTACAGAGAGTGTGGGTCTGTTGATGAGTGA
- a CDS encoding AAA family ATPase: protein MYLRSVELMSAKIENRDQYPFDIPTIRSLKRLEFTNNITFFVGENGSGKSTLLEGIAHQCGFNTAGGGRNNSYETHASESSLGNYLRLAWLPKITNGFFMRSESFYQFASHVDEMPESLRYYGGRSLHKQSHGESFLSLFVNRFSSKGIYLLDEPEAALSPARQLSLLRILHDLSGTSQFIIATHSPILLGYPGAEILSFDDSHIQEVTYEDTDHYQITRSFLENRDRMLNELFKD, encoded by the coding sequence ATGTATCTTCGAAGTGTGGAACTCATGTCGGCCAAGATTGAGAATCGAGACCAATATCCTTTTGACATCCCCACGATCCGGTCCTTGAAACGATTGGAGTTCACGAATAACATTACTTTTTTTGTAGGTGAAAATGGTTCAGGGAAATCAACGCTGCTGGAAGGCATCGCTCATCAATGTGGATTCAATACCGCAGGGGGAGGCAGGAATAATAGCTATGAGACACATGCTTCGGAGTCCTCGCTCGGGAACTATCTAAGACTGGCATGGTTGCCCAAAATAACAAATGGCTTCTTCATGCGCTCGGAGTCCTTCTATCAGTTTGCATCACATGTCGATGAGATGCCGGAATCACTTCGGTATTATGGCGGGCGTTCATTGCATAAGCAGTCGCACGGGGAGTCTTTTCTCAGTCTGTTCGTCAATCGCTTCAGTTCCAAAGGCATCTATCTGCTCGACGAGCCCGAAGCCGCTTTATCTCCAGCCAGGCAGCTCTCGTTATTGCGCATCCTTCATGATCTGTCAGGCACTTCGCAATTCATTATTGCGACGCACTCACCCATTTTGCTGGGGTATCCGGGGGCAGAGATTTTAAGTTTTGACGATAGCCATATTCAAGAGGTAACCTATGAGGATACCGATCATTATCAGATTACTCGCAGCTTTCTGGAGAACCGTGACCGGATGCTGAATGAATTATTTAAAGATTAA
- a CDS encoding HD domain-containing protein has translation MSESLQDQIQFLIEIDKLKTIERKTRIMHGERLENDAEHSWHLAMMALVLQSHANKDVDMLKVIKMLLVHDLVEIDAGDTFAYDAVGYTDKYDRELKAAHRLFGMLPKEQAEELLHLWLEFEAKQTSEAQFASSLDRLQPIIHNHQNEGDTWQKYNITRDQVLNRNREIANGSETLWEYAQQIIQKSVDQGNLAKS, from the coding sequence GTGAGCGAATCATTACAGGATCAGATTCAATTTCTCATTGAGATTGATAAACTAAAAACGATTGAACGAAAGACGAGAATTATGCATGGTGAGAGACTTGAAAATGATGCGGAGCATTCCTGGCATCTGGCGATGATGGCTTTGGTTTTACAGAGTCACGCCAACAAGGATGTGGATATGCTCAAAGTCATTAAGATGCTTCTTGTTCATGATCTGGTAGAGATCGATGCAGGCGATACCTTTGCCTACGATGCAGTGGGGTATACGGATAAATATGATCGTGAACTCAAAGCGGCTCATCGGCTGTTTGGAATGTTGCCTAAGGAACAGGCTGAAGAACTACTCCACTTATGGCTAGAGTTTGAAGCAAAACAGACGTCTGAAGCACAGTTTGCCTCATCTCTAGATCGCCTGCAGCCTATTATCCACAACCATCAGAATGAGGGAGATACATGGCAGAAATATAACATTACAAGGGATCAGGTGTTAAACAGAAACCGTGAGATTGCGAACGGCTCCGAGACTTTGTGGGAATATGCGCAGCAGATTATTCAGAAATCCGTGGACCAGGGAAACTTGGCCAAATCATAG
- a CDS encoding PH domain-containing protein, protein MSIQWNTPEQRLSPHAVNLWRISAILWNVIGFLILAVLLTLDAIYGWKTWIGWMLWGITAISVLYAVWDIFIQPAWLYKHWYYDVNEEFLQLKRGALTKVHQIIPMAKVQSVTTNQGPLMRKYGLYSVSVGTMGSSHEIPALPEEVALALRHQIASYARINEVDE, encoded by the coding sequence ATGTCAATCCAGTGGAATACACCCGAGCAACGGCTGTCCCCTCATGCGGTAAATCTGTGGAGAATTAGCGCCATCCTATGGAATGTGATAGGCTTTCTAATCCTTGCTGTACTCCTAACACTCGATGCCATCTATGGATGGAAGACGTGGATTGGTTGGATGTTGTGGGGCATTACGGCCATATCGGTGCTCTATGCAGTGTGGGATATTTTCATCCAGCCTGCATGGTTATATAAGCATTGGTACTATGATGTGAACGAGGAGTTTCTGCAATTGAAGCGTGGGGCGCTAACCAAGGTACATCAGATTATCCCCATGGCGAAAGTGCAATCGGTTACAACAAATCAGGGACCTTTGATGCGAAAATATGGACTTTATTCCGTATCAGTTGGCACGATGGGGTCATCGCATGAAATCCCGGCATTGCCCGAGGAAGTCGCGCTTGCTCTGCGTCATCAGATTGCGTCTTATGCACGTATTAATGAGGTGGATGAATGA
- a CDS encoding DUF4188 domain-containing protein — MVNIHKRRYSAQIEGEFVVFIIGMRINRLWAIHKWLPVLQSMGPMIKELYMNPETGFLSTEYFISWRGVTLLQYWRSYDELEKYARGGLHLEAWKRFNRSIGSDGTVGIYHETYKAQSGSFETIYANMPEFGLAKASEHVPSTGKMETSRRRMGGENEPAVETPKNP, encoded by the coding sequence GTGGTCAATATTCATAAGCGAAGATATTCAGCTCAGATTGAGGGAGAATTTGTTGTTTTTATCATCGGAATGAGGATTAATCGTCTGTGGGCTATACATAAATGGCTGCCCGTTCTACAGTCCATGGGCCCGATGATTAAAGAGCTGTATATGAATCCGGAGACCGGATTTCTGAGTACAGAGTACTTTATAAGCTGGCGTGGGGTGACGTTACTTCAATATTGGCGGTCATATGATGAATTGGAGAAATACGCACGGGGCGGACTGCACTTGGAAGCCTGGAAAAGATTCAACCGCTCCATTGGTTCCGACGGAACAGTAGGGATCTATCATGAGACATACAAGGCTCAATCGGGTTCCTTCGAGACCATATACGCCAACATGCCCGAATTCGGATTAGCTAAAGCGTCTGAACATGTGCCTTCGACAGGGAAGATGGAGACATCCAGGCGCAGAATGGGCGGCGAGAATGAACCGGCAGTGGAAACACCAAAGAATCCCTAA
- a CDS encoding NUDIX domain-containing protein yields MTSRIVVTGGAIIRDHMGRVLLQKRSDYGDWGLPGGGMEPGERIEETMIREVKEETGLEVSSYELASIYTGERMHYTYPDGNEVVFVMFLFDVIAELEGKLCDDQVTLLFEDEQKESLQLVFRYLDEIDISTINNVQKPIFVDLKQGESKLLRE; encoded by the coding sequence ATGACTAGTCGTATTGTAGTTACGGGTGGAGCTATTATTCGAGATCATATGGGAAGGGTTCTGCTGCAAAAGAGATCTGATTATGGAGATTGGGGATTACCAGGTGGGGGTATGGAGCCAGGTGAACGAATCGAAGAAACCATGATTAGAGAAGTGAAAGAGGAAACAGGGCTTGAAGTGAGTTCTTATGAATTGGCCTCCATATACACGGGCGAGAGAATGCACTATACGTATCCGGATGGAAATGAAGTAGTATTTGTAATGTTTTTATTTGACGTTATTGCAGAGTTGGAGGGGAAACTCTGTGATGACCAGGTAACTCTTTTATTTGAAGATGAACAAAAGGAATCATTGCAGCTTGTTTTCAGATATCTTGATGAGATTGATATTTCCACAATAAACAATGTGCAGAAGCCTATATTTGTTGATTTGAAGCAAGGAGAGTCTAAACTATTACGCGAGTGA
- a CDS encoding aminoglycoside adenylyltransferase domain-containing protein — protein MNEKTVLDSVTRVLKEELTEALVGIYLHGSMAMGCFHPNQSDIDILVVSREKRSADTYRRIAKKLMNIEDEMRITKGFELSIVLESTVVVMAYPTPFEFHYSAYHREKYRTDEQYLCGGYEDPDLVAHMAVIYDRGIVLDGKPIKDLFQPENREHMIASITSDASSAMEEIVENPVYYVLSLSRVLLYVKDSVIHSKREAGEWARTNLPSKYTDVISQCLAKYNGELEIVNLSEASLLEYAEYMLNQIQLNRD, from the coding sequence TTGAATGAAAAGACGGTTTTAGATAGCGTTACTCGTGTCTTGAAAGAAGAATTAACGGAAGCTTTGGTGGGAATCTATCTACACGGTTCTATGGCTATGGGATGCTTTCATCCAAATCAGAGTGATATCGATATATTGGTCGTTAGCCGGGAAAAGCGATCTGCCGACACCTATCGAAGGATTGCCAAGAAGCTGATGAATATCGAAGACGAGATGCGCATTACGAAAGGTTTTGAACTCAGTATCGTACTGGAATCTACAGTTGTTGTTATGGCATACCCTACTCCTTTCGAGTTTCATTACTCTGCTTATCACCGGGAGAAATATCGAACCGATGAGCAATATCTATGTGGTGGATATGAAGATCCGGATCTGGTAGCTCATATGGCGGTTATCTATGATCGAGGTATTGTGCTGGATGGTAAACCCATTAAGGACCTGTTTCAACCGGAAAATCGTGAACATATGATTGCTTCAATTACATCGGACGCGAGTTCAGCTATGGAAGAAATTGTGGAGAATCCCGTCTACTATGTTTTGAGTCTATCCCGTGTTCTTTTGTACGTGAAAGATTCAGTCATTCACTCCAAGCGAGAAGCAGGAGAATGGGCACGTACAAACCTTCCTTCGAAATACACGGATGTCATCTCACAATGCCTTGCAAAGTACAATGGTGAACTGGAGATTGTGAATTTGAGTGAAGCCTCACTTCTGGAGTATGCGGAATATATGTTGAATCAGATCCAATTGAACAGAGATTAA
- a CDS encoding phosphodiester glycosidase family protein → MMKIYQKPTRKDPHKRPISPRKRRWLIITLVMVLAVGGILYSLADRYLIRHVQVVVADENTATAATGSTNDSTSTATTATDVNATSDDWNYSSDDMEVHIDKVQTGSGSDQITYYVADVQLTDASSLRTALADNSFGTNITENTSEIAAANNAIFAINGDYYGFRDDGVIIRNGTLYRDSPTRDALALFNDGTIKTYNENEISSSELLAEGATNTLSFGPILVQDGEIVSDFSSVKIDTNFGNRSIQDANPRTAIGMIAPNHYVFVVVDGRQDDSRGMTLAELADVMKGLGATEAYNLDGGGSSTMYFMGRVVNNPLGRDQERGVSDILYLTEGQGS, encoded by the coding sequence ATGATGAAGATCTATCAGAAACCAACCCGGAAAGACCCACATAAAAGACCAATCTCCCCAAGAAAACGAAGATGGCTCATCATCACACTTGTCATGGTGCTCGCAGTAGGTGGAATCCTGTACAGCCTGGCTGACCGTTACCTGATTAGGCATGTACAGGTGGTTGTCGCGGATGAGAACACGGCAACGGCAGCAACGGGAAGCACGAATGATTCCACCAGCACTGCAACCACCGCAACTGATGTGAACGCAACGTCAGATGATTGGAATTATTCGAGTGATGATATGGAGGTCCATATCGATAAGGTACAGACAGGATCTGGCTCCGATCAGATTACGTATTATGTCGCTGATGTTCAGCTAACAGATGCAAGCAGCCTGCGAACTGCGCTGGCGGATAACAGTTTTGGAACGAACATTACCGAGAATACGTCAGAGATTGCCGCAGCCAACAATGCGATCTTTGCCATTAATGGGGACTATTACGGATTCCGTGATGATGGTGTCATTATCCGAAATGGGACGTTGTACCGGGATAGCCCGACACGGGATGCACTGGCCCTGTTCAATGACGGAACGATAAAAACATATAACGAGAACGAGATTTCTTCCTCGGAACTGCTGGCCGAAGGTGCAACTAATACATTATCCTTTGGGCCCATTCTGGTTCAGGATGGCGAGATCGTCAGTGATTTTAGCAGTGTGAAAATCGATACCAACTTCGGTAACCGCTCCATCCAGGATGCGAATCCAAGAACAGCGATCGGCATGATTGCTCCGAATCATTATGTCTTTGTGGTGGTGGACGGACGGCAGGACGACAGCCGTGGCATGACCTTGGCAGAACTGGCCGATGTCATGAAAGGCCTTGGAGCAACCGAAGCCTACAATCTGGACGGCGGCGGTTCATCCACAATGTATTTTATGGGTAGAGTCGTGAATAATCCGCTGGGGCGTGACCAGGAACGCGGCGTAAGTGACATTCTATATCTGACGGAGGGACAAGGATCATGA
- a CDS encoding GNAT family N-acetyltransferase, with translation MDDKITIELMTRSDADGAYQVFETTIPAAFEQEGIGSLLDDIQEEITHKKAMIHTALQAKDNMESSVFFLVAKRGDVIVGTISYGPCGEEIRECTEGRLNDIGELGSLYVMPEVQGQGIGSALIVALVNELQQQGIQQFCLDSGYRIAQKKWKRKFGKPYVVAKNYWGEGTDHMVWLCNVQDFIEGVQKPAFDYE, from the coding sequence GTGGACGACAAAATTACTATTGAACTTATGACACGATCGGATGCAGATGGAGCGTATCAGGTATTCGAGACAACGATCCCCGCAGCATTCGAACAGGAGGGCATAGGCTCGCTTCTGGATGATATTCAGGAAGAAATAACACACAAAAAAGCAATGATTCACACGGCATTGCAAGCAAAGGATAACATGGAATCAAGTGTATTTTTCCTCGTCGCCAAGAGGGGAGATGTTATTGTAGGCACCATCTCGTATGGACCTTGTGGAGAGGAGATTCGAGAATGCACAGAGGGCCGACTGAACGATATCGGAGAACTGGGTAGCCTGTACGTGATGCCTGAGGTTCAAGGTCAAGGGATTGGTTCGGCGCTCATCGTCGCACTGGTTAACGAATTGCAGCAGCAGGGAATTCAGCAATTCTGCCTGGATAGCGGCTATCGAATCGCACAGAAGAAGTGGAAACGCAAATTCGGTAAACCCTATGTGGTGGCAAAGAACTACTGGGGCGAAGGAACAGACCATATGGTTTGGCTGTGTAACGTACAGGATTTTATAGAGGGTGTTCAAAAACCCGCTTTTGATTACGAATAA
- a CDS encoding GtrA family protein: MKTGFQYIQKHGPQGGVVCADSDGQHLPHDIKRILEVLLAQTTPGIVLGSRRFSGKIPARSRFGNTVTRAVFSLTTGTKVYDTQTGLRGFPYAMLDWLNQIPGDRFEYEMNMLLTAHKEGYEITEEFIDTVYLDHNESSHFRPLVDSFRIYLPILMFSTSSVLSALIDFGLLFVIQYFTHNLFLSVVAARLCSSIFNYTINRKYVFSAGRTSKVRQSLPKYFSLVLLVLLLNYGLLYFYNEKLIIPLLAAKLLTEVSIFVFSYWAQRRFVY; the protein is encoded by the coding sequence TTGAAGACAGGCTTTCAGTACATTCAAAAGCACGGACCTCAGGGCGGTGTAGTGTGTGCAGACAGTGACGGGCAGCATCTGCCACATGATATTAAGCGTATTCTTGAAGTATTGCTCGCCCAAACGACACCCGGAATTGTACTCGGCAGTCGTCGCTTCAGTGGTAAAATTCCAGCACGCAGTCGTTTTGGCAATACAGTCACACGAGCGGTCTTTTCCCTCACGACAGGTACCAAGGTATATGATACGCAAACGGGTCTACGCGGTTTTCCCTACGCCATGCTGGACTGGTTGAACCAGATTCCCGGGGATCGATTTGAATACGAGATGAACATGCTGTTAACGGCACACAAGGAAGGGTATGAGATTACGGAGGAGTTTATTGATACAGTGTATCTGGATCACAATGAGTCCTCCCATTTCCGCCCACTGGTTGATTCGTTCCGCATCTATCTGCCAATTCTGATGTTCAGCACTTCTTCGGTATTGTCTGCTCTGATTGATTTTGGATTACTATTCGTTATCCAGTATTTCACGCATAATCTGTTTCTGTCGGTTGTTGCAGCAAGATTATGCAGTTCCATCTTCAACTATACGATTAACCGGAAGTATGTGTTCTCCGCAGGACGAACCTCCAAGGTTCGGCAGTCTTTGCCCAAATACTTCTCACTTGTCCTGCTGGTGCTGTTATTAAACTACGGTTTGCTGTATTTTTATAATGAAAAACTGATCATCCCGCTGCTCGCTGCCAAACTATTGACCGAAGTGTCCATCTTTGTATTTAGCTATTGGGCGCAGCGCAGATTTGTTTATTAA